A part of bacterium genomic DNA contains:
- the lepB gene encoding signal peptidase I: MALFGHKDKPKPDPRPSGFGHVLWEYAKNLGVAFILAIVIKTSIVEAYKIPSSSMEDTLLVGDFLLANKFIYGSRLPLLDYRLPAIRDPEPGDVVIFKFPNDPSVNYIKRCIAKGGQTVEIRNKRVYVDGEFVPLPADGKFTSGEAVEPAGRSTRDNFGPFTVPPGTYFMLGDNRDNSYDSRFWGVVPRDLVQGKAMVIHWSWGTDPNAPEWSWTNLGSIGKAFLYNISHFASRVRWNRLGDIIY, from the coding sequence GTGGCACTGTTCGGACACAAGGATAAGCCGAAACCCGACCCGCGGCCCAGCGGCTTCGGGCATGTGCTCTGGGAATACGCCAAGAACCTTGGCGTCGCCTTCATTCTCGCGATCGTCATCAAGACCTCGATCGTCGAGGCCTATAAGATTCCGTCCAGTTCGATGGAGGACACCCTCCTGGTCGGCGACTTCCTGTTGGCCAACAAGTTCATCTATGGCTCGCGCCTTCCGCTTCTGGATTACCGTCTGCCGGCCATCCGCGATCCCGAGCCGGGGGATGTCGTGATCTTCAAGTTCCCCAACGACCCCTCGGTCAATTACATCAAACGCTGCATTGCCAAAGGCGGGCAGACGGTGGAGATCCGCAACAAGCGCGTCTATGTCGATGGCGAGTTCGTGCCGTTGCCCGCCGACGGGAAATTCACCTCCGGCGAGGCGGTCGAGCCGGCCGGACGCAGCACCCGCGACAACTTCGGGCCGTTCACCGTCCCGCCCGGCACCTACTTCATGCTCGGTGACAACCGCGACAACTCCTACGATTCCCGATTCTGGGGCGTGGTGCCGCGCGATCTGGTCCAAGGCAAGGCGATGGTGATCCACTGGTCCTGGGGGACCGATCCCAACGCTCCCGAATGGTCCTGGACCAACCTCGGCTCGATCGGCAAGGCGTTTCTCTACAACATCAGCCATTTCGCCTCGCGAGTGCGCTGGAACCGTCTCGGCGACATCATCTATTGA
- a CDS encoding redoxin domain-containing protein: MNQTPPAAGSRARLVVLAVIVLVAAFLGVMAGNAYLEWRSNRAMAERVEQAKSGQASRLHPGDLLPDVPVVAIDGMATGMQAFARDGDLIVLFIATDCEPCAEAVAVWNRETPESGTPRVVGVCANDVDYARVYAQKSGFRFPLLCDTAAVFAEEYAMDIIPSVIGVRRGGRIAYIRHGIGQGFTLSDAITALREAP, from the coding sequence ATGAATCAGACCCCTCCAGCCGCCGGATCGCGCGCCCGACTGGTTGTCCTGGCGGTGATTGTGTTGGTGGCGGCTTTCCTCGGTGTCATGGCCGGCAACGCGTATCTGGAGTGGCGGAGCAACCGGGCCATGGCCGAGCGTGTTGAACAGGCCAAATCGGGGCAGGCAAGCCGTCTGCATCCCGGCGATCTGCTGCCCGATGTGCCGGTGGTCGCCATCGACGGGATGGCGACGGGAATGCAGGCGTTTGCGCGCGACGGCGATCTCATTGTGCTGTTCATCGCCACCGATTGCGAACCCTGCGCGGAGGCGGTCGCGGTGTGGAACCGTGAGACGCCGGAATCCGGCACGCCGCGTGTGGTGGGGGTCTGCGCCAACGACGTGGACTACGCCCGCGTCTACGCGCAGAAATCCGGCTTCCGTTTCCCGCTTCTGTGCGACACCGCGGCGGTCTTCGCCGAAGAGTATGCAATGGACATCATCCCCAGCGTGATCGGAGTGCGTCGCGGCGGCCGAATCGCATACATCCGCCACGGCATCGGGCAGGGATTCACCCT
- the dxr gene encoding 1-deoxy-D-xylulose-5-phosphate reductoisomerase, translating to MKPLLALTVVGSTGSIGESTLRVVDRYPDRLSVVGLSTGRNLARLSEQVARYRPEIAAISQSTGDLPPGVRAGDQAIREAAAWPTADVAVIAAVGFAGVRPTLAAITAGKRIALANKETLVAAGAVVMPEARRHHAAIVPIDSEHSAIWQCLQTGARSEVRRLILTASGGPFRTRPLATFGRITPAEALAHPTWSMGPRITIDSATMMNKGFEIIEAAWLFDLPPERVDVVIHPQSIVHSMVEFQDGSVVAQMGIPDMTLPITYALFGPERPPATADVPRYQPAQRQPLEFFEPAPERYPALELARAAWRQGPTGGAVLNAADEVAVAAFLEERLPFTRIIPLVERVLSEHVVVPNPTIGDIEEADRWARRRAEELAGTAGGRVMTH from the coding sequence GTGAAGCCGTTGCTGGCATTGACCGTGGTGGGGTCCACCGGCTCCATCGGTGAAAGCACACTGCGCGTCGTCGACCGCTACCCCGACCGTCTCAGCGTCGTCGGGCTGTCCACCGGCCGCAATCTGGCCCGCCTGAGCGAGCAAGTGGCGCGCTACCGCCCCGAAATCGCCGCCATCAGCCAATCGACGGGTGATCTACCGCCGGGGGTCCGCGCGGGGGATCAGGCCATACGCGAAGCCGCCGCCTGGCCCACGGCCGATGTCGCGGTGATTGCCGCCGTCGGCTTTGCCGGGGTCCGTCCGACTCTGGCCGCCATCACGGCCGGCAAGCGCATCGCGCTGGCCAACAAGGAGACTCTGGTGGCTGCCGGCGCGGTGGTCATGCCCGAAGCCCGTCGCCATCACGCGGCCATTGTGCCGATCGATTCGGAACACTCCGCCATCTGGCAGTGTTTGCAGACAGGAGCGCGCAGTGAAGTCCGCCGGCTGATTCTGACCGCCTCGGGCGGCCCGTTCCGCACGCGGCCGCTGGCCACCTTCGGGCGGATCACTCCCGCCGAGGCGCTGGCGCACCCAACCTGGAGCATGGGCCCGCGCATCACCATCGATTCGGCCACCATGATGAACAAGGGTTTCGAGATCATCGAAGCGGCGTGGCTTTTTGACCTGCCGCCGGAACGGGTCGATGTCGTCATTCATCCCCAGTCAATCGTGCACTCAATGGTGGAATTCCAGGACGGCTCGGTGGTGGCACAGATGGGGATTCCCGACATGACGCTGCCGATCACCTATGCGCTCTTTGGCCCGGAACGCCCCCCGGCCACCGCCGATGTTCCGCGCTATCAGCCCGCGCAACGTCAGCCGCTTGAGTTCTTTGAACCCGCGCCGGAACGTTACCCCGCCTTGGAGCTGGCGCGCGCCGCCTGGCGGCAGGGGCCGACCGGCGGGGCGGTACTCAATGCCGCCGATGAGGTTGCCGTCGCCGCTTTTCTTGAGGAAAGACTGCCGTTTACCCGTATAATTCCGCTGGTGGAGAGGGTGCTCTCCGAACACGTCGTTGTCCCGAACCCAACGATCGGCGACATTGAGGAAGCCGACCGCTGGGCACGTCGCCGGGCCGAAGAATTGGCCGGGACAGCAGGCGGACGTGTCATGACCCATTAA
- the rseP gene encoding RIP metalloprotease RseP has product MTTLFATLLVLGVLIFVHELGHFLVAKWAGIRVERFSLGFPPKMIGFTKGETEYCISWVPLGGYVKMAGENPEENEVTGDPREFMSKSIATRAAVIIAGPLMNFVAAILLFSAVFFFYGKPVANPDRVVVGAVLPDSPAAKVGIMTDDEIVAIDHQPVKTFQEMAEYVGRRPGQGVEVLWKRGDDIFSAPLITRVDTLKAADGADSLVGRIGIGMGFINEPMGLLASLGAGTVQTFNICGAMVKFLGGLFSGAVSIKMVSGPVGIAKMAGEVASEGLNMLLTFMAVLSVNLAILNVLPVPILDGGHLVFLLIEKLKGRPLTIKQRAIAQQVGMGLLLLLIVTVTYHDVLRLFGG; this is encoded by the coding sequence TTGACTACGTTGTTTGCCACGCTGCTGGTTCTGGGAGTTCTCATCTTCGTGCACGAGCTCGGGCATTTCCTGGTCGCCAAATGGGCCGGGATCCGCGTCGAGCGCTTTTCGCTGGGGTTCCCGCCCAAAATGATCGGGTTTACCAAAGGGGAGACGGAGTACTGCATTTCCTGGGTTCCGCTCGGCGGCTATGTGAAGATGGCCGGCGAGAACCCCGAGGAAAACGAAGTCACCGGCGATCCGCGCGAATTCATGTCGAAGAGCATCGCCACCCGCGCCGCGGTGATCATCGCCGGCCCGTTGATGAACTTCGTGGCCGCCATTCTGCTTTTCTCCGCGGTCTTCTTTTTCTATGGCAAGCCGGTCGCCAATCCCGACCGCGTGGTGGTGGGAGCGGTGCTGCCTGATTCCCCCGCCGCGAAAGTCGGGATCATGACCGATGATGAGATTGTCGCTATCGACCATCAGCCGGTAAAGACCTTCCAGGAGATGGCCGAATATGTCGGCCGGCGTCCGGGGCAGGGCGTCGAGGTGCTCTGGAAACGCGGCGATGACATCTTCTCCGCGCCGCTGATTACCCGCGTCGACACGCTCAAGGCCGCCGACGGCGCCGACAGTCTGGTCGGACGCATCGGCATCGGGATGGGATTCATTAATGAGCCCATGGGGTTGTTGGCCTCGCTGGGTGCCGGCACCGTCCAGACGTTCAACATTTGCGGCGCGATGGTGAAGTTCCTCGGCGGCCTGTTCTCCGGCGCCGTATCGATCAAGATGGTCTCCGGCCCGGTGGGCATCGCCAAGATGGCCGGCGAGGTGGCGAGCGAAGGGCTGAACATGCTCCTGACCTTCATGGCCGTGCTATCGGTCAATCTGGCCATTCTCAACGTGCTGCCGGTGCCGATCCTCGATGGCGGCCACCTCGTGTTCCTGTTGATCGAGAAGCTCAAGGGACGTCCCCTGACCATCAAGCAGCGCGCCATCGCCCAGCAGGTGGGCATGGGGCTGCTTTTGCTTTTGATCGTGACCGTGACCTACCACGATGTTCTGCGACTCTTCGGCGGGTAG